The Candidatus Yanofskybacteria bacterium genome window below encodes:
- the tsaD gene encoding tRNA (adenosine(37)-N6)-threonylcarbamoyltransferase complex transferase subunit TsaD translates to MKILAIETSCDETAIAILDIDANDKIRVLSNIVSSQVELHAKFGGVVPSLAAREHVKNIGPVFKSALDAADIDSSTGGFDKEIDLIAVTHGPGLGPALLVGITFAKSLAWRYDKEIIATDHMSGHIHSNWLGEEDMANIFPALSLVVSGGHTELVLMKDHYDFTIIGETMDDAVGEAFDKVARLLDLGYPGGPIISKYAATGNPEKYPLPSPMLNSKNFDFSYSGLKTAVLYLLRDLKLKSDITEEMKSDIAASFQKAAINVLIKKTARACTELNIKSLLLSGGVAANKKLREELQKTSEEIGVRYYQPPMAYTTDNAAMIGVAGYFAYKKSKNKTALKWQSVDMDANLRF, encoded by the coding sequence ATGAAGATCCTAGCCATAGAGACATCCTGCGACGAGACAGCCATTGCAATCTTAGATATCGATGCGAATGACAAGATACGAGTATTATCCAATATTGTCTCATCCCAAGTAGAGCTTCATGCAAAATTCGGCGGAGTAGTTCCCAGCTTAGCCGCCAGAGAACACGTCAAGAATATTGGCCCAGTTTTTAAGTCTGCCCTAGACGCAGCTGACATAGATTCGTCAACCGGCGGGTTCGATAAAGAGATCGATCTTATCGCCGTGACTCACGGACCAGGACTCGGCCCAGCCCTACTCGTCGGGATTACATTCGCCAAGTCGTTGGCTTGGAGATACGACAAGGAAATAATAGCTACCGATCATATGAGCGGTCATATTCATTCTAATTGGCTAGGAGAAGAAGACATGGCCAACATATTCCCAGCCCTTAGCCTTGTAGTCTCTGGCGGACACACCGAACTCGTACTCATGAAAGATCATTACGATTTCACGATTATCGGCGAGACCATGGACGACGCCGTTGGTGAAGCTTTCGACAAGGTCGCTCGCCTTTTAGATTTAGGCTACCCCGGAGGGCCAATAATCTCAAAATATGCGGCCACCGGTAACCCCGAGAAGTATCCCCTGCCTAGCCCAATGTTAAATTCAAAAAACTTTGACTTTAGCTATTCTGGATTGAAGACTGCAGTTTTGTATTTATTAAGAGACTTGAAATTAAAATCGGACATAACCGAAGAGATGAAATCCGATATTGCCGCCTCCTTCCAAAAAGCCGCCATCAATGTCTTAATTAAGAAAACGGCCAGAGCTTGTACCGAACTAAATATCAAATCATTGCTACTTTCCGGTGGCGTAGCCGCCAATAAAAAACTCCGAGAAGAATTGCAAAAAACGAGCGAAGAGATTGGTGTTAGATATTACCAGCCACCAATGGCCTATACCACCGATAATGCGGCCATGATCGGTGTCGCCGGGTACTTCGCTTATAAAAAATCTAAAAATAAAACTGCCCTTAAGTGGCAGTCTGTGGATATGGATGCAAATTTGAGATTCTAG